The following proteins come from a genomic window of Salvia hispanica cultivar TCC Black 2014 chromosome 4, UniMelb_Shisp_WGS_1.0, whole genome shotgun sequence:
- the LOC125222440 gene encoding WRKY transcription factor 44-like: MMEIEEKEKIVIAKPVACRPRFSNPKSLSVLLSVTTDASPPPAFTEAATVIRPTTVRFKPDSTLDLDEAAACHPTKRALESNTSCSVVYKPIAKLVSRTTVSLLSNLGGNGIAPTQEVGEDGNRVHSSNQVTHQSGTKLDIHPDVPTQSEHRATTPVENHAQETKFSVPANIRDRTSYDGHNWRKYGQKQVKGSEYPRSYYKCTYPNCPVKKKVEKSLDGQIAEIVYNGEHNHLKPQPRDHTPADGHTQMPVYDATRKEVQSHVINQQAEAVRAHQGGSDIQDLTESSNQSTFSGTPPTNYTVASAACNAGPSVSHNSLGECDEVGKFVDAEGGAFRSKRTESDNQLPRASMAGEASSIVVQNHTDSGIIGDGYRWRKYGQKVVRGKMYPRSYYRCTNPDCNVRKYVERTSEDPGTFITTYEGKHNHAMPMKTANVEASKTSTKN; the protein is encoded by the exons ATGATGGAAATCgaggagaaagagaaaatcGTGATAGCCAAACCAGTTGCATGTAGACCTCGTTTCTCCAATCCGAAATCCTTATCAGTCCTTCTCTCTGTTACAACTGATGCTTCTCCACCTCCTGCTTTTACTGAAGCTGCTACAGTCATAAGACCAACAACAGTGCGCTTTAAGCCTGACAGCACTCTTGATTTG GATGAGGCTGCGGCTTGCCATCCAACTAAAAGGGCCCTAGAATCTAACACCTCGTGCAGTGTGGTCTACAAACCAATAGCTAAGCTTGTTTCAAGGACAACAGTTTCTCTCCTGTCGAATTTG GGGGGTAATGGTATTGCTCCTACACAAGAAGTTGGTGAGGATGGTAATAGAGTACATTCATCAAACCAAGTAACTCACCAATCCGGCACCAAATTAGACATCCATCCTGATGTCCCCACACAGTCAGAACATAGGGCAACTACTCCAGTAGAAAATCATGCTCAGGAAACCAAATTCTCAGTCCCTGCAAACATCAGGGATCGGACTTCATATGATGGTCACAATTGGCGTAAATATGGACAGAAACAGGTTAAAGGAAGTGAGTATCCTCGAAGTTACTACAAGTGTACATACCCGAACTGTCCCgtaaaaaagaaagtagaaAAATCGCTTGATGGGCAGATTGCAGAGATAGTTTACAATGGTGAGCATAACCACTTAAAGCCCCAGCCACGTGATCACACTCCAGCAGATGGACACACACAGATGCCAGTTTATGATGCCACTCGGAAAGAGGTGCAAAGTCATGTGATAAATCAACAAGCTGAGGCAGTGAGAGCTCATCAAGGGGGATCAGACATTCAGGATCTTACTGAATCATCTAACCAATCAACTTTTTCCGGTACTCCACCAACCAATTATACTGTTGCATCTGCAGCATGCAATGCTGGCCCCTCAGTGTCCCATAATTCGCTGGGTGAATGTGATGAAGTTGGTAAATTTGTCGATGCAGAAGGTGGTGCCTTCAGAAGCAAAAGAAC GGAATCCGACAACCAATTACCCAGAGCAAGTATGGCTGGGGAAGCCTCATCCATTGTCGTTCAGAACCATACTGATTCTGGCATAATCGGGGATGGATACCGCTGGAGGAAGTACGGCCAGAAAGTAGTGAGGGGAAAGATGTACCCTAG GAGTTACTACAGATGCACCAACCCGGACTGCAACGTGAGGAAGTATGTAGAGAGAACCTCTGAAGATCCAGGCACATTCATAACGACGTATGAGGGCAAACACAACCATGCCATGCCAATGAAAACTGCAAATGTAGAGGCATCCAAGACAAGTACCAAAAACTGA
- the LOC125222627 gene encoding pentatricopeptide repeat-containing protein At5g02830, chloroplastic isoform X2 — MRDALSILASATVLPPSPTPSGNYRRRHHHSTTSTTTKPRPNHNPKQKPQFPASSPLLSSSRWANRQTLAYYTKLASKLAEDGKFDDFLMIAESVVASGVNMSEFLALLKSEHLARGVVGLLRDGKLDSLVVTLFNGIQKLGVEPARLFDAVAIESLKAECRRLLKCGELERLVSLIEMFAELVEPSEFIKLCITKRDPTAAIRYAQNLPHAEVLFCSIILEFGKKRDLGSAMKAFEASKQILSSPNMHAYRTIIDVCGLCGDYLKSRAIYEGLLAENITPNIYVFNSLMNVNSHDLSYTLGIYKKMETLGMMSDITSHNILLKSCCLAAKVELAQDTYKQIRELESKGVLKLDDFTYSTIIKVFADAKMWKQALEIKEDMMLSGIVPNTITWSSLISACANAGLLEKAIILFDEMLQAGAQPNTQCFNTLLHACVEVCQFDRAFRLFQCWKERGSQQTISGDKINHAYNEAVDQMTEMGVPLRLCSHLTMRVPFRPTTSTYNIMMKACGTDYYRAKDLIEEMKTFNLTPNHISWSILIDVCGGSGNVLGALQILTSMRESGVQPDVIAYTTAIKICVKQKKPKLAFKLFKEMKKYQIKPNMVTYNTILRARSVDGSLRGLQHCLAIYQQMRKAGYKPNDHHLKQLIEDWCEGVLQTKRRSKGQYASHITDFGRQSLLLEKVTEYLQDSNAESLFIDLRGLTKVEARIVVLAVIRKIKEKCAAGKSIKDDLSIILEQQRHGDRDSRVDSGVGEAVIRLLKHDLALEVIEASSRTGSDRDNKGSPTSPSSNFEVDEESSLAETSESPTRRPIILRRLKVTKNSLHQWLRRKTVSSRRFTWVYCTPQSELG; from the exons ATGAGGGACGCACTATCGATCCTCGCCTCCGCCACCGTCCTCCCTCCCTCACCCACCCCTTCAGGTAACTACCGCCGCCGTCACCACCACTCCACCACCTCTACCACTACCAAACCCAGACCGAATCATAACCCCAAGCAAAAGCCCCAATTTCCCGCTTCCTCTCCCCTTCTCTCCTCTTCGCGCTGGGCTAATCGCCAGACCCTGGCTTACTACACCAAGCTAGCATCCAAGCTCGCCGAGGATGGCAAGTTCGATGATTTTCTCATGATAGCAGAGAGCGTGGTCGCATCGGGGGTAAACATGTCGGAATTTCTAGCTTTGCTGAAATCGGAGCATTTAGCCCGTGGTGTTGTCGGACTTCTTCGTGACGGAAAGCTCGATAGTCTTGTTGTTACGCTGTTCAACGGCATTCAGAAGCTCGGCGTCGAGCCGGCGAGGCTGTTTGATGCAGTTGCCATTGAGTCGTTGAAGGCAGAGTGCCGGAGATTATTGAAATGCGGTGAGCTGGAGCGGCTCGTGAGCTTGATAGAAATGTTTGCTG AGCTGGTGGAGCCATCGGAGTTCATAAAACTTTGCATCACCAAGAGGGATCCTACAGCAGCCATCAG GTATGCACAGAATCTCCCTCATGCTGAAGTGCTATTTTGTTCAATAATTCTTGAATTTGGGAAGAAACGGGACTTGGGTTCTGCAATGAAAGCCTTCGAAGCGTCAAAGCAAATTTTAAGTTCTCCTAATATGCACGCATACCGCACAATAATAGATGTATGTGGTCTTTGTGGTGACTACTTGAAGTCAAGGGCCATTTATGAG GGATTACTTGCTGAAAATATCACCCCAAACATATATGTATTCAACAGTCTTATGAATGTGAATTCCCATGATCTAAGCTACACGCTGGGTATCTACAAGAAAATGGAA ACACTTGGTATGATGTCTGATATTACATCACATAACATACTTCTCAAATCATGTTGTCTTGCTGCAAAAGTTGAGCTTGCCCAAGATACATATAAGCAGATACGGGAGTTGGAGTCAAAAGGTGTATTGAAATTGGACGACTTCACATATAGCACGATCATTAAG GTCTTTGCAGATGCCAAAATGTGGAAACAGGCACTTGAAATCAAAGAAGATATGATGTTATCTGGTATCGTTCCCAACACAATTACTTGGTCATCATTGATCAGTGCATGTGCGAATGCAGGTCTCTTAGAGAAAGCAATTATACTATTTGATGAAATGCTTCAAGCTGGTGCTCAACCCAATACCCAGTGTTTCAACACCCTTCTTCATGCCTGTGTTGAGGTTTGCCAATTTGATCGGGCTTTTCGGCTGTTCCAATGCTGGAAAGAGAGGGGTTCTCAACAAACTATCAGTGGTGATAAGATTAACCACGCATACAATGAAGCAGTGGACCAAATGACTGAAATGGGAGTTCCTCTTAGGTTGTGCTCACACTTAACCATGAGAGTTCCATTTAGACCCACCACTTCGACTTATAATATTATGATGAAAGCCTGTGGTACTGATTATTACCGTGCCAAAGATTTGATTGAGGAAATGAAGACTTTCAACCTTACTCCTAATCATATTAGCTGGTCAATATTAATAGATGTTTGTGGAGGCTCAGGAAATGTACTGGGTGCTTTACAA ATCTTGACATCCATGCGTGAAAGTGGGGTTCAACCTGATGTTATTGCCTATACAACAGCTATTAAG ATCTGTGTAAAACAGAAGAAGCCAAAGCTTGCATTTAAGTTGTttaaagagatgaagaaatatcaaataaaaccaaatatG GTGACCTACAACACTATTCTTAGAGCCCGCAGTGTGGATGGTTCACTGCGGGGACTACAACATTGTCTTGCAATATATCAGCAAATGAGAAAAGCAGG GTACAAACCTAATGATCATCATCTGAAGCAACTCATTGAAGACTGGTGCGAAGGTGTGTTGCAAACCAAACGTCGGAGTAAAGGCCAATATGCTTCTCATATAACAGATTTTGGGCGTCAAAGCCTGCTGCTGGAGAAGGTTACAGAATACCTGCAAGATAGTAATGCTGAAAGTCTCTTCATTGACCTCCGAGGTCTTACCAAG GTGGAAGCTCGAATTGTTGTTCTTGCAGTTATTCGAAAGATCAAAGAGAAGTGTGCTGCAG gaaaatcaataaaagatGATTTGTCGATCATACTAGAGCAACAGAGACACGGTGACCGTGACAGCAGAGTTGATAGTGGAGTTGGGGAAGCTGTGATTCGATTATTGAAACATGACTTGGCGCTTGAGGTTATTGAAGCGAGTTCAAGAACTGGGAGTGACAGAGATAACAAGGGAAGTCCTACAAGTCCGAGTTCAAATTTTGAGGTAGACGAAGAGAGTAGCTTGGCAGAAACATCAGAATCTCCAACGCGAAGACCTATTATTCTTCGAAGGCTAAAGGTGACCAAGAATTCTCTGCATCAATGGCTGCGTAGGAAGACTGTGTCGTCAAGACG cttcacGTGGGTATattgcacgcctcaatcggagctcggatga
- the LOC125222627 gene encoding pentatricopeptide repeat-containing protein At5g02830, chloroplastic isoform X1 codes for MRDALSILASATVLPPSPTPSGNYRRRHHHSTTSTTTKPRPNHNPKQKPQFPASSPLLSSSRWANRQTLAYYTKLASKLAEDGKFDDFLMIAESVVASGVNMSEFLALLKSEHLARGVVGLLRDGKLDSLVVTLFNGIQKLGVEPARLFDAVAIESLKAECRRLLKCGELERLVSLIEMFAGFQFIIKELVEPSEFIKLCITKRDPTAAIRYAQNLPHAEVLFCSIILEFGKKRDLGSAMKAFEASKQILSSPNMHAYRTIIDVCGLCGDYLKSRAIYEGLLAENITPNIYVFNSLMNVNSHDLSYTLGIYKKMETLGMMSDITSHNILLKSCCLAAKVELAQDTYKQIRELESKGVLKLDDFTYSTIIKVFADAKMWKQALEIKEDMMLSGIVPNTITWSSLISACANAGLLEKAIILFDEMLQAGAQPNTQCFNTLLHACVEVCQFDRAFRLFQCWKERGSQQTISGDKINHAYNEAVDQMTEMGVPLRLCSHLTMRVPFRPTTSTYNIMMKACGTDYYRAKDLIEEMKTFNLTPNHISWSILIDVCGGSGNVLGALQILTSMRESGVQPDVIAYTTAIKICVKQKKPKLAFKLFKEMKKYQIKPNMVTYNTILRARSVDGSLRGLQHCLAIYQQMRKAGYKPNDHHLKQLIEDWCEGVLQTKRRSKGQYASHITDFGRQSLLLEKVTEYLQDSNAESLFIDLRGLTKVEARIVVLAVIRKIKEKCAAGKSIKDDLSIILEQQRHGDRDSRVDSGVGEAVIRLLKHDLALEVIEASSRTGSDRDNKGSPTSPSSNFEVDEESSLAETSESPTRRPIILRRLKVTKNSLHQWLRRKTVSSRRFTWVYCTPQSELG; via the exons ATGAGGGACGCACTATCGATCCTCGCCTCCGCCACCGTCCTCCCTCCCTCACCCACCCCTTCAGGTAACTACCGCCGCCGTCACCACCACTCCACCACCTCTACCACTACCAAACCCAGACCGAATCATAACCCCAAGCAAAAGCCCCAATTTCCCGCTTCCTCTCCCCTTCTCTCCTCTTCGCGCTGGGCTAATCGCCAGACCCTGGCTTACTACACCAAGCTAGCATCCAAGCTCGCCGAGGATGGCAAGTTCGATGATTTTCTCATGATAGCAGAGAGCGTGGTCGCATCGGGGGTAAACATGTCGGAATTTCTAGCTTTGCTGAAATCGGAGCATTTAGCCCGTGGTGTTGTCGGACTTCTTCGTGACGGAAAGCTCGATAGTCTTGTTGTTACGCTGTTCAACGGCATTCAGAAGCTCGGCGTCGAGCCGGCGAGGCTGTTTGATGCAGTTGCCATTGAGTCGTTGAAGGCAGAGTGCCGGAGATTATTGAAATGCGGTGAGCTGGAGCGGCTCGTGAGCTTGATAGAAATGTTTGCTG gatttcaatttataatcAAAGAGCTGGTGGAGCCATCGGAGTTCATAAAACTTTGCATCACCAAGAGGGATCCTACAGCAGCCATCAG GTATGCACAGAATCTCCCTCATGCTGAAGTGCTATTTTGTTCAATAATTCTTGAATTTGGGAAGAAACGGGACTTGGGTTCTGCAATGAAAGCCTTCGAAGCGTCAAAGCAAATTTTAAGTTCTCCTAATATGCACGCATACCGCACAATAATAGATGTATGTGGTCTTTGTGGTGACTACTTGAAGTCAAGGGCCATTTATGAG GGATTACTTGCTGAAAATATCACCCCAAACATATATGTATTCAACAGTCTTATGAATGTGAATTCCCATGATCTAAGCTACACGCTGGGTATCTACAAGAAAATGGAA ACACTTGGTATGATGTCTGATATTACATCACATAACATACTTCTCAAATCATGTTGTCTTGCTGCAAAAGTTGAGCTTGCCCAAGATACATATAAGCAGATACGGGAGTTGGAGTCAAAAGGTGTATTGAAATTGGACGACTTCACATATAGCACGATCATTAAG GTCTTTGCAGATGCCAAAATGTGGAAACAGGCACTTGAAATCAAAGAAGATATGATGTTATCTGGTATCGTTCCCAACACAATTACTTGGTCATCATTGATCAGTGCATGTGCGAATGCAGGTCTCTTAGAGAAAGCAATTATACTATTTGATGAAATGCTTCAAGCTGGTGCTCAACCCAATACCCAGTGTTTCAACACCCTTCTTCATGCCTGTGTTGAGGTTTGCCAATTTGATCGGGCTTTTCGGCTGTTCCAATGCTGGAAAGAGAGGGGTTCTCAACAAACTATCAGTGGTGATAAGATTAACCACGCATACAATGAAGCAGTGGACCAAATGACTGAAATGGGAGTTCCTCTTAGGTTGTGCTCACACTTAACCATGAGAGTTCCATTTAGACCCACCACTTCGACTTATAATATTATGATGAAAGCCTGTGGTACTGATTATTACCGTGCCAAAGATTTGATTGAGGAAATGAAGACTTTCAACCTTACTCCTAATCATATTAGCTGGTCAATATTAATAGATGTTTGTGGAGGCTCAGGAAATGTACTGGGTGCTTTACAA ATCTTGACATCCATGCGTGAAAGTGGGGTTCAACCTGATGTTATTGCCTATACAACAGCTATTAAG ATCTGTGTAAAACAGAAGAAGCCAAAGCTTGCATTTAAGTTGTttaaagagatgaagaaatatcaaataaaaccaaatatG GTGACCTACAACACTATTCTTAGAGCCCGCAGTGTGGATGGTTCACTGCGGGGACTACAACATTGTCTTGCAATATATCAGCAAATGAGAAAAGCAGG GTACAAACCTAATGATCATCATCTGAAGCAACTCATTGAAGACTGGTGCGAAGGTGTGTTGCAAACCAAACGTCGGAGTAAAGGCCAATATGCTTCTCATATAACAGATTTTGGGCGTCAAAGCCTGCTGCTGGAGAAGGTTACAGAATACCTGCAAGATAGTAATGCTGAAAGTCTCTTCATTGACCTCCGAGGTCTTACCAAG GTGGAAGCTCGAATTGTTGTTCTTGCAGTTATTCGAAAGATCAAAGAGAAGTGTGCTGCAG gaaaatcaataaaagatGATTTGTCGATCATACTAGAGCAACAGAGACACGGTGACCGTGACAGCAGAGTTGATAGTGGAGTTGGGGAAGCTGTGATTCGATTATTGAAACATGACTTGGCGCTTGAGGTTATTGAAGCGAGTTCAAGAACTGGGAGTGACAGAGATAACAAGGGAAGTCCTACAAGTCCGAGTTCAAATTTTGAGGTAGACGAAGAGAGTAGCTTGGCAGAAACATCAGAATCTCCAACGCGAAGACCTATTATTCTTCGAAGGCTAAAGGTGACCAAGAATTCTCTGCATCAATGGCTGCGTAGGAAGACTGTGTCGTCAAGACG cttcacGTGGGTATattgcacgcctcaatcggagctcggatga
- the LOC125222442 gene encoding probable serine/threonine-protein kinase PBL7: MGWFPCSGQSKEKLGKKNRSLDPVEPSSGKPGDATKDGSSNKIAARTFTFREMAAATKNFRGESFIGEGGFGRVYKGQLEGTSQAVAIKQLDRNGLQGNREFLVEVLMLSLLDHPNLVNLIGYCADGDQRLLVYEYMELGSLEDHLHDPMPDKAVLDWNTRMKIAAGAARGLEYLHDKASPPVIYRDLKCSNILLGEGYHPKLSDFGLAKLGPVGDNTHVSTRVMGTYGYCAPEYAMTGQLTLKSDVYSFGVVLLEIISGRKAVDNSKNGNEHNLVVWARPMFKDKRKFPQIADPVLQGQYPTRGLYQALAIAAMCVQEQPNLRPMIADVVTALTYLSSQKYDSETHPAQNPLWKPCTPPRTKGKGDKKRIDGSIGPRREQTDNRF, from the exons ATGGGATGGTTCCCATGCTCGGGACAGTCAAAGGAAAAGCTGGGGAAGAAGAATAGGTCGCTCGATCCAGTCGAGCCCTCTTCAG GTAAACCCGGAGATGCCACCAAAGATGGATCGTCCAATAAAATTGCAGCCAGGACTTTTACTTTCCGTGAAATGGCAGCTGCCACAAAAAATTTCCGTGGAGAATCTTTTATAGGGGAGGGAGGCTTTGGCCGAGTGTATAAAGGACAGCTGGAAGGAACCAGTCAA GCTGTTGCAATCAAGCAACTTGATCGGAATGGCTTGCAAGGAAACAGAGAATTTCTTGTTGAAGTATTGATGCTGAGTCTGCTTGATCACCCTAACCTCGTCAATCTAATTGGATACTGTGCTGATGGGGACCAGAGACTTCTAGTTTACGAATATATGGAGCTAGGTTCTTTGGAGGACCATCTTCATG ATCCAATGCCCGATAAGGCAGTACTTGATTGGAACACAAGAATGAAAATTGCTGCCGGAGCAGCAAGAGGATTGGAATATTTACATGACAAAGCTAGCCCTCCTGTCATTTATCGTGATCTAAAATGCTCCAATATTTTGCTCGGTGAGGGTTATCATCCAAAGCTGTCTGATTTTGGTTTGGCTAAACTGGGACCTGTTGGGGATAACACGCATGTATCCACGAGGGTCATGGGCACCTATGGATACTGTGCACCTGAGTATGCAATGACTGGCCAGCTGACTCTCAAGTCAGATGTCTATAGCTTTGGTGTAGTTCTTCTTGAAATCATATCAGGCAGGAAAGCTGTTGACAATTCAAAGAATGGGAACGAGCACAATCTCGTCGTTTGG GCAAGACCGATGTTCAAGGACAAGAGGAAATTCCCACAGATTGCTGATCCTGTGCTCCAAGGTCAATACCCAACGAGAGGCCTGTACCAAGCTCTCGCCATTGCGGCAATGTGCGTTCAGGAGCAGCCTAACCTGCGACCCATGATTGCAGACGTTGTCACAGCTCTGACATATCTGTCTTCACAGAAGTATGACTCTGAAACACATCCTGCTCAGAACCCTCTCTGGAAACCTTGCACTCCTCCTAGAACAAAGGGCAAAGGTGATAAGAAACGAATTGATGGAAGCATTGGCCCCAGAAGAGAACAAACTGACAACCGTTTCTGA